Part of the Chitinophaga parva genome is shown below.
TAATTATATATGGTACTGCATGCCTCGCGCTTATGGCAACAGGTTGCAACAAAGAATTAACCCAAACACCTTACAACGCGCTGCCGCCCGAGGTTGTGTTGAAGGATGAAGCCGGGTTCCAATATGCCGTTAACGGTGTATACAAGCAAATGACCAACGCTTCGGGCTATTATGGCGGGGGTGATGGCTTCAGCTTTGTGGTTTCAAATGATATCTTGGCAGATAATGCTATCCCGTTCAGCCAAAGCCGCGGTACCGGTCAGACATTCGCTAACTGGACTTATACACCCCTGTCCACCACTTCTTTTTTCCAACAGGGTTATGGCATCGTCCGCGCTGCGAATGAGATCATTAACAACATTGACAACCTGCCGAACAGCACCGCTAAAAGCGACTACCTGGCCCAGGCATTGGCAATGAGAGCAGTCGTGCATTTTGACATGGTTCGCCTGTTTGGTGTTCGTTATACAGCTACTCCTGGCGCCAACGATTTCGGTATTCCTTATGTGAAAACCGTTCCGAACTACACTGAATCTCCCAAAAGAGATGATATTAAAACAGTGTACGACAACATCGTAGCCGACCTGACGCAGGCTGCTTCCCTGGTAGATCCGTCTGTATCTACTGCCAGCGCTACTACCAATGGTCGCATCAGCCTTGCCGGTATCAATGGTTACCTGGCAAGAGCATATTTCTACCGTGGTGAGTACGACAAGGCGATCACTGCTGCCAGCGCGGCGCTGGGTGGTTCTCCCAACGTAGGCTCTTATGCTGACTTTCCGAAGATCTGGACAGATGCTACCAACAATGGTGTGTTGTTCAAACTGAAGATCCTGGACGTGGATAAGATCAATATCGGTACAGTATTGGGTCAGGCTAACAAGCCAGAGCAGGTGCCTACCCTGGACTTTTACAACCTATATACTGCTACAGACATACGCAGACCTACTTATTTCAAAGACTCTGTGTACAATAGTATAAGCAATAAATTAGTGGTGAAATACCTCGGAAAAGGTGGTACAGGTACGCTGAACCTGAACGATGTGAAGCTGATGCGCGTTGCAGATGTGCTGCTGATCCGCGCTGAATCTTATGCCAGAACCAGCCAGCCTGTACTGGCCCTGGCTGACTTGAACACCCTGCGTGCACAGCGTTATTCTGACTACGTTCCGGGAACCGAAACCGGTACTGCCCTGCTGAATGCAATCCAGCTCCAGAGAAGACTGGAAATGGCATTTGAAGGCGACCGTTTTGTTGATCTGAAAAGACAGGATGTGCCTATCGCCAGATCTTCAGCCACCAGCGGTTATTCCGTAAACCAGGTAAGATCCTGGCCGTCTACTGCTTTGTCTATGCCGGTTGACAGCCATCTGTGGGCACTGCCAATTGATCAGAACTCTATCAACGCTTCCAAAGGAAATCTCCAGAACTACGGTTACTAATTTGGTGCGATACTTAAAAATTGAAAGCCCCGGCTGCATGTGCAGGCCGGGGCTTTTTAATACCGGTATATCAAAGCAGGGCTTCTACATGCGCATTGGCTTTGTGTAGCGGATCGCCGTCACGCGGGAGGTACGGTTTTAATGACCAATGAGACACGTTCCTCATTAATCGCAATACCTAATTTATTGCGGTATACCCTGCCCCCGGGAGGATCTCAAAATCGTGCGAGCGATAGTCATCTGTAGTGGTACTGCTATAGAAAATTTCTGCCTGATGGAGCATTTCAACAACTGCGCCAGTGGCTACCGGATGATAATTATTGGTCGAAGGGGTGCAATTGCCGCCCGGACAGTTAAGTACATTATCTACCACATTTACAGTTAGGCCACTTACACTATACGGAATGGTGCCTGCAGGATCAGAAAAGAAGTTTAGGGTAATATCGGCTTCTTGAGTACCATCCGCCAGCGTTCGCTGGTGAAGGTATGTCAACTTTACGTACACGCCTCCAATACAGGTGCCTTGTGCGTTTGCGTAGGCTTGTGCGGCTGCCGCAGCTTGTGCGTTAGCATCTGCTTGGGATATTGTACTTGAGGCATAACCCTCCGGAAAATTGATTGCCACCATGCTCCCGACTGACGGGGCAGAACAACCTTGTTTTTGCAGTGTTGTATTGATTGCCGTACTCAAATAACGGTTGCCACAGGCGATGTTGTAGTGGGTTAACAGCGGCCAAAGATAAGGAATACTTCCGCTGGCCGTCAGAGCACTAACGTAGCTGCACCAGGAAGTGACAGAAGGACCAAAGGCATAGTACATCCTGTTGATGGTAAGGCCAGTAGCGTTATCATAAGGTTCTCCCACCGGGTTGGTATTTGTTGCATCCATGAGGTCGTAATACAGGCCTGAGGGGATGAACGTCTTTTTAAAGGTCTCCCGGGTTTCAAGTTTATCTGAAAATGCGGTCCCCGCAGCATCTGTGCCATTGGGATAGCGCCGTGTTGCAAACTTATTTCCGATAAACTCAGCCCAGCTTTCGCTCATACCGACATAGATGGCATTTGTTTCTGTGCCATTACCGTAAGGATTAGACGCACCATTGTTAATTTCCCGGTTTACCACTGCACTGTACCATAAGCCACCAACTTGCCTGTATTGCGATGCATGCCCAAGTTCATGGAAAGCTATTTGCGTAAAATCTGTGCTGAAATGCGGAGGGGGATTTACTCCAACCTGGAAGGATTGATCGGGCAGCCATCCGCGGATGGCGTTGCTCAGCAAGGGAGGAACTGCATCTGTACTACCAAGTGGATTGACGAACCCAGTTATCCAATTTGTAATGTCCACGTTAGCAATTGGTAAACTTGCGTGCCCCATCATCATTGTAGAAGCAGAACCGACTTCTGCAGATTTATTCCAAATCGCATATACCGTCATACCACTGGGAGCTGGAAGGATGTTTTCCTGCGCACAATATTGGTCATGGAAATAGTAAGCGTTCAAAATATGAGCCCAGTACCGTTGTTGTGTATGACCGGAAAAAGTAATATTTAGTCCATCACCCATGCGGCAGGCGCTCACGCCACCATAGGTGTGCACGGAACCAATGAGAAGATTGGCCAGTATACGCGCATTGTCAATTGACCCTGTCGGTCCACTAAAATCCAGCGGTCTGATGTTTACCCGGCTGGAATTGGCCTCTGTTCCCATGATAGAGCCAATAGAGAACCTGAATCCGATCTCATAATAGCCATTTCCATCAGTATGGGTAGAAACTGGTATACCAAAGGCAAGCGCCCAGACCTTAATGCCTCTGACCGGTTCTGAGGAGCCATAATAGTCATCCGCCGTACGGACATATCCATGTGGCTTTTTGAGCAGGCAAATCCTTAAACTAAGATTCATGCCTACCTGTCGCATTGACTGTTCAGCCAGTTGCTGGCTGGAATCCGGCAAGAGCACAAGTGTATCCAGGGCAGTAAAATTCAATGCCGACATATTCTTTAGCCGCGTAATGGTCGTGTCACCAAAAGGCGCAATGCCATAGAGGTTACCATCTTCCAATTGAGCGATGTTATCTTCTGTGAGCGTGGTGTCATTGTATACGCCTCCATCACCAAAAGGGAATGAATTGAGGTACATGCTGGTGTCATTACGAAATAACTTCACTGCATTAGAGTCAACATTAGCGGGATTGATCCGGTAATATACATACGTTGGATAACAGTTGGGGCAGTCTGCTGCTACCCGCCCATTGGTCTTCCTGTTCAGTGTTTGCATGGCCAATTGTACATTGCGCAATGAAAAAGGGTTAGGCATGTGCTTGAGTGATACCTTCTGGGGTGAAGGCGCTGCGGGGGATACCGGATCATTGAATTGATCATGCCGGCGGCAACTCCCGGCAACAAATAGAAGGGCACATAATGCCATCAGGATAGGCAATTGTTTCTTGAATCGTAACATAAAATTGATTATAGCGGGTTAAAAATTGGGAAAACAAAGTATTCGATTTACCAAAGGGATATTAAAATGAGGCCACGCAATCAACGCACATAAGGGGTTCTTTGATTTGGTCCAATGGATACAGAACTTCCGGGATTAAAACAGCAAGAATATGAATCCAGAGCTAATTTAATAAAAAGTGATTATTGGCATATTATTTTTCGTTAGTGTATTACAATCTAATAAGCAGGAGCATCTAACCGTCAAGTTATTAATAACAAAAAAGATCCGGTAAAACGTAAAGTTTACCGGATCTTTTTTGACACTGCTAATAAGAGGACGCACTTTTTTCACTGCCCTCTTCCCAGCCAGGTCTACCGTTACTTACTGCAACACCGTTTTCAGCTTCTCCTGCAGCGCCGGTCCTCTCAGATTAGAAGCCACTACCTTACCCTGCGGATCCAGCAAAAAGTTAAAAGGAATACCTTCAATTCCATACAGTCCTACTACTTTAGAATCCCAGAATTTTAGGTCACTCACATGCGTCCAGGTAAGATGATCATCCGCAATAGCCTTCTCCCAGGAAGCTTTGTCTTTATCCAATGATACACCGAG
Proteins encoded:
- a CDS encoding RagB/SusD family nutrient uptake outer membrane protein, producing the protein MATGCNKELTQTPYNALPPEVVLKDEAGFQYAVNGVYKQMTNASGYYGGGDGFSFVVSNDILADNAIPFSQSRGTGQTFANWTYTPLSTTSFFQQGYGIVRAANEIINNIDNLPNSTAKSDYLAQALAMRAVVHFDMVRLFGVRYTATPGANDFGIPYVKTVPNYTESPKRDDIKTVYDNIVADLTQAASLVDPSVSTASATTNGRISLAGINGYLARAYFYRGEYDKAITAASAALGGSPNVGSYADFPKIWTDATNNGVLFKLKILDVDKINIGTVLGQANKPEQVPTLDFYNLYTATDIRRPTYFKDSVYNSISNKLVVKYLGKGGTGTLNLNDVKLMRVADVLLIRAESYARTSQPVLALADLNTLRAQRYSDYVPGTETGTALLNAIQLQRRLEMAFEGDRFVDLKRQDVPIARSSATSGYSVNQVRSWPSTALSMPVDSHLWALPIDQNSINASKGNLQNYGY
- a CDS encoding DUF5977 domain-containing protein; protein product: MLRFKKQLPILMALCALLFVAGSCRRHDQFNDPVSPAAPSPQKVSLKHMPNPFSLRNVQLAMQTLNRKTNGRVAADCPNCYPTYVYYRINPANVDSNAVKLFRNDTSMYLNSFPFGDGGVYNDTTLTEDNIAQLEDGNLYGIAPFGDTTITRLKNMSALNFTALDTLVLLPDSSQQLAEQSMRQVGMNLSLRICLLKKPHGYVRTADDYYGSSEPVRGIKVWALAFGIPVSTHTDGNGYYEIGFRFSIGSIMGTEANSSRVNIRPLDFSGPTGSIDNARILANLLIGSVHTYGGVSACRMGDGLNITFSGHTQQRYWAHILNAYYFHDQYCAQENILPAPSGMTVYAIWNKSAEVGSASTMMMGHASLPIANVDITNWITGFVNPLGSTDAVPPLLSNAIRGWLPDQSFQVGVNPPPHFSTDFTQIAFHELGHASQYRQVGGLWYSAVVNREINNGASNPYGNGTETNAIYVGMSESWAEFIGNKFATRRYPNGTDAAGTAFSDKLETRETFKKTFIPSGLYYDLMDATNTNPVGEPYDNATGLTINRMYYAFGPSVTSWCSYVSALTASGSIPYLWPLLTHYNIACGNRYLSTAINTTLQKQGCSAPSVGSMVAINFPEGYASSTISQADANAQAAAAAQAYANAQGTCIGGVYVKLTYLHQRTLADGTQEADITLNFFSDPAGTIPYSVSGLTVNVVDNVLNCPGGNCTPSTNNYHPVATGAVVEMLHQAEIFYSSTTTDDYRSHDFEILPGAGYTAIN